From one Cynocephalus volans isolate mCynVol1 chromosome X, mCynVol1.pri, whole genome shotgun sequence genomic stretch:
- the LOC134366602 gene encoding melanoma-associated antigen B10-like has product MLRGQKSKLHTREKRRQAQEEPEGVKGAQAIVAEKENSLSFLSPHFKENPQRSSATGTPSDQQEPGKAPSTTAAAAAASSTRSNEGASSQIEERPNASQAQASTENRERSPVEKKAMMLVCYLLYKYQVNEPVTKADMLRNVIQKDKNHFPEILRRASKRLELIFHLDVKEVDPNRSLYVLVNKLELSCDARVNDNTGMAKTGLLMTVLAVIFSKGSCATEEHVWEVLNMMGVYDGEAFHLWEPKKLLTEDLVKEKYLEYCQVPKSDPPSYEFLWGSRAYTETSKMKVLEFLAKIHQTIPNAFSLLYEEALRDEEERAHARVAARARTAAMASARSRAISSSFSCPK; this is encoded by the coding sequence ATGCTTCGGGGTCAGAAAAGTAAGCTCCATACCCGTGAGAAACGCCGCCAGGCTCAAGAAGAACCTGAGGGTGTGAAGGGTGCTCAAGCTATtgtagcagagaaagaaaattcccTCTCTTTTTTGTCTCCTCATTTCAAGGAAAATCCCCAGAGGTCATCTGCTACTGGAACACCCAGCGATCAGCAAGAGCCAGGGAAAGCCCCatccaccactgctgctgcagcagctgctTCATCCACAAGATCTAATGAAGGCGCCAGCAGCCAAATTGAGGAAAGGCCAAATGCTTCACAGGCCCAGGCTTCCACTGAGAACAGGGAAAGAAGCCCTGTAGAAAAGAAGGCTATGATGCTGGTCTGTTACCTGCTGTACAAGTATCAAGTGAATGAGCCCGTTACAAAGGCAGATATGCTGAGAAATGTGATCCAAAAGGATAAGAACCACTTCCCTGAGATCCTGAGGAGAGCCTCTAAGCGCCTGGAGCTGATCTTTCACCTTGACGTGAAAGAAGTCGATCCCAACAGGAGCCTCTACGTCCTCGTCAACAAACTGGAACTAAGCTGTGATGCAAGAGTGAATGACAACACAGGCATGGCCAAGACTGGCCTCCTGATGACGGTTCTGGCTGTGATCTTCTCAAAGGGCAGTTGTGCCACTGAGGAGCATGTCTGGGAAGTGCTAAATATGATGGGAGTATATGATGGGGAAGCATTTCATCTATGGGAACCCAAGAAGCTTCTCACCGAAGATTTGGTAAAAGAAAAGTACCTGGAATATTGTCAGGTGCCCAAAAGTGATCCTCCAAGCTATGAATTTCTGTGGGGTTCAAGAGCTTACACTGAAACCAGCAAGATGAAAGTTCTTGAGTTTTTGGCCAAGATCCATCAGACCATCCCTAATGCCTTCTCACTGTTGTATGAAGAGGCTCTGAGAGATGAAGAGGAGCGAGCCCACGCCAGAGTTGCAGCTAGGGCTCGAACTGCTGCCATGGCCAGTGCTCGTTCTAGGGCCATTTCCAGCAGCTTTTCCTGCCCCAAGTGA